Proteins from a genomic interval of Methanobrevibacter wolinii SH:
- a CDS encoding glycosyltransferase family 2 protein yields MDKSIIALIPAFNEEVAIGSVILRTLQYVDDVLIIDDGSTDATSKIAKLAGAKIITHAENLGKGEGLKSGFQAIMDKYDIVITIDGDGQHNPDEIPKLIEPIINDEADFVNGSRYMNGPEENTPAYRRVGQQVLDKATNISAGCNVTDSQSGFRAFSSKCCDCFRFKDTGFGIESEMLVDAAENGFRIKEVPITVRYDVDGSTKNPVTHGVGVLLNICKDKIIRIFKRN; encoded by the coding sequence ATGGATAAATCAATAATAGCTTTAATTCCTGCATTTAATGAAGAAGTAGCAATTGGTTCTGTTATTTTAAGAACATTACAATATGTTGATGATGTTTTAATTATTGATGATGGAAGTACTGATGCAACTAGTAAAATTGCTAAACTTGCTGGAGCTAAAATAATAACTCATGCAGAGAATTTAGGGAAAGGTGAAGGATTGAAATCTGGTTTTCAGGCAATTATGGATAAATATGATATTGTTATTACAATTGATGGTGATGGTCAACATAATCCTGATGAAATTCCAAAATTAATTGAACCTATTATTAATGATGAAGCAGATTTTGTAAATGGTAGTAGATATATGAATGGACCTGAAGAAAATACTCCTGCATATAGAAGGGTTGGTCAACAGGTTTTAGATAAAGCTACTAATATATCTGCAGGTTGTAATGTTACTGACTCTCAAAGTGGATTTAGAGCATTTTCATCTAAATGTTGTGATTGTTTTAGATTTAAAGATACAGGTTTTGGTATTGAAAGTGAAATGCTTGTTGATGCTGCAGAAAATGGTTTTAGAATAAAAGAAGTACCTATTACTGTACGTTATGATGTTGATGGTTCTACAAAAAATCCTGTAACACATGGTGTTGGTGTACTTTTAAATATTTGTAAAGATAAAATTATAAGAATTTTTAAAAGGAATTAA
- a CDS encoding TIGR04165 family Cys-rich peptide, translated as MKVEDLIAKCPKCGSTDKTVRRKIIDNHLAHAETAYFRCTNCGYVFEKGEDHSNDPKDKIIKELNKIM; from the coding sequence ATGAAAGTAGAAGATTTAATTGCTAAATGTCCTAAATGTGGTTCAACTGATAAAACTGTACGCCGTAAAATTATTGATAATCATTTAGCACATGCAGAAACTGCATATTTCAGATGTACAAATTGTGGATACGTATTTGAAAAAGGTGAAGACCATTCAAATGATCCTAAAGATAAAATTATTAAAGAATTAAACAAAATCATGTAA
- a CDS encoding TIGR04083 family peptide-modifying radical SAM enzyme has product MPFHVMIIPTLNCPGNCKYCWGSDKRAEVMNINIIQDIKEWLEIFRNNEPVHFTFHGGEPLLAGYEFYKEAFPILNQLKNINGYSMQSNLWLLDEDIVKLLKENNVALSTSIDGPKDITDYQRGKNYFDKTMKSVKLAEDNGLFVNYVCTFTSYSKDYANEIYDFFKDMHATVKIHSALPSLRGDNADSWALNQEDYGKLMVSLLDRYLYDLDKFQIKDFDHMAKSSLIRHGTLCTFANCMGDTLAVGYDGSIYPCYRFVGMDDYVMANVKDKPSPKDLENSDAWKKLEEFNEYVDENCSDCKFIKFCRGGCPYNGIVASHTPKAVDPQCDAYKLIFSDISKRQNKDFLKRGIPGMPGMDKPQDKKEDEPYSIMDLMMKPL; this is encoded by the coding sequence ATGCCATTTCATGTAATGATAATACCAACACTTAATTGTCCAGGTAACTGTAAATATTGCTGGGGTTCAGATAAACGTGCAGAAGTAATGAATATTAATATTATTCAAGATATTAAAGAATGGTTAGAAATTTTTAGAAATAATGAACCAGTTCATTTTACTTTTCATGGTGGAGAACCATTACTTGCTGGATATGAATTTTATAAAGAAGCTTTTCCAATTTTAAATCAATTAAAAAATATTAATGGGTATTCAATGCAATCTAATCTTTGGCTTCTTGATGAAGATATTGTTAAATTATTAAAAGAGAATAATGTTGCATTAAGTACAAGTATTGATGGTCCTAAGGATATTACAGATTATCAAAGAGGTAAAAATTATTTTGATAAAACTATGAAATCTGTAAAACTTGCAGAAGATAATGGTTTATTTGTTAATTATGTATGTACATTTACTTCATATTCTAAAGATTATGCTAATGAAATTTATGATTTCTTTAAGGATATGCATGCAACTGTTAAAATACATTCAGCTCTTCCATCTTTAAGAGGTGATAATGCAGATTCATGGGCATTAAATCAAGAAGATTATGGTAAATTAATGGTTTCATTACTTGATAGATATCTTTATGATCTTGATAAATTCCAGATTAAAGATTTTGATCATATGGCAAAAAGTAGTTTAATTCGTCATGGAACATTATGTACTTTTGCAAATTGTATGGGAGATACACTTGCAGTAGGTTATGATGGTAGTATTTATCCATGTTATAGGTTTGTTGGAATGGATGATTATGTAATGGCTAATGTTAAAGATAAACCTAGTCCAAAAGATTTAGAAAATTCTGATGCATGGAAAAAATTAGAAGAATTTAATGAATATGTTGATGAAAACTGTAGTGATTGTAAGTTCATTAAGTTTTGTAGAGGAGGTTGCCCATATAATGGTATTGTAGCAAGTCATACTCCAAAAGCAGTAGATCCTCAATGTGATGCATATAAATTAATATTCTCTGATATTTCTAAAAGACAAAATAAAGATTTCTTAAAACGAGGAATCCCCGGAATGCCTGGAATGGATAAACCACAAGATAAAAAAGAAGATGAACCTTATTCAATAATGGATTTAATGATGAAACCATTATGA
- a CDS encoding ATP phosphoribosyltransferase: MVKIRLGLPKGSLNNVNRGNTHQLFVDAGYEIKGYEPENEDYDIKFLNDDDIDAYLNRPQSSPVELNRGMIDIAIVGEDWVKEESVLQDNQIIKIGDLNYGETNLVVAIPNDSPFDNLTDFFRSCKERDNPILCFTEYPNLTRKFIMENEGYKELFGDSIPFVQVRGLTDGDNKQVQVINSDGATETYIAKGADFIVDNTQTGSSLKKAGLKQIEVILHSSAGLYAGIACTGEKMDKANMIFEQLLGAITAKKYFDVKFNIDNSKVENICKYLIDNNYCSHEPTVNKGKNYSQINVLINKKSFPEMLDGITSMGASSVIRSDVKQYVI, encoded by the coding sequence ATGGTAAAAATTAGATTAGGACTTCCAAAAGGAAGTTTAAATAATGTAAATCGTGGAAATACTCATCAATTATTTGTTGATGCAGGTTATGAAATTAAAGGTTATGAACCTGAAAATGAAGATTATGATATCAAATTCTTAAATGATGATGATATTGATGCATATTTAAATAGGCCTCAAAGTTCACCTGTAGAACTTAATAGAGGTATGATTGATATTGCTATTGTTGGTGAAGATTGGGTAAAAGAAGAATCTGTATTGCAAGATAATCAAATAATTAAAATTGGAGATTTAAATTATGGTGAAACTAATCTTGTTGTAGCTATTCCTAATGATTCTCCATTTGATAATTTAACTGATTTCTTTAGATCATGTAAGGAAAGAGATAATCCTATTTTATGTTTTACAGAGTATCCTAATTTAACTAGAAAGTTTATTATGGAAAATGAAGGTTATAAAGAATTATTTGGAGATTCAATTCCTTTTGTACAAGTAAGAGGTTTAACTGATGGAGATAATAAACAAGTTCAAGTTATAAATTCTGATGGTGCAACTGAAACTTATATTGCAAAAGGAGCAGATTTTATTGTTGATAATACTCAAACTGGTTCAAGTCTTAAAAAAGCAGGACTTAAACAGATTGAAGTGATTTTACATTCTTCAGCAGGTTTATATGCAGGTATTGCATGTACTGGAGAGAAAATGGATAAAGCAAATATGATTTTTGAACAGTTATTAGGTGCTATTACTGCTAAAAAATATTTTGATGTTAAATTTAATATTGATAATTCAAAAGTAGAGAATATATGTAAATATTTAATAGATAATAATTATTGTTCTCATGAACCTACTGTAAATAAAGGTAAAAATTATTCTCAAATTAATGTTTTGATTAATAAAAAATCTTTCCCAGAAATGTTAGATGGAATAACCAGTATGGGTGCATCTAGTGTTATTAGGTCTGATGTAAAACAGTATGTAATCTAA